The following nucleotide sequence is from Nymphalis io chromosome Z, ilAglIoxx1.1, whole genome shotgun sequence.
TCACTCTATAACGGTCAGGTGCCAATGACCATTTCGGTGAGGTATCTTTAAATCTGCAAGGTTCTTCTCTTTCAAAACTAGGTCTTACAGAATGTGAACCATAAGGGGCTTTAAAAGGAACAGTTTTGTAATACGTACCGGGTCCAGGAATATcattctttgttattttatggCGTGGGGTTCTCCCAAAACTGAGATTTTTGCAAGCAGcttcatatttttttccataTGAAACTTCGTGCCAAGCAGGGCCAAGAATAGTACCGAACCATTTTCTTTGTTGTAAAACTTTCTGATTCCGGTATCCGAGATTTCTTGCCCAATCTTCTAATTCTGCTTTGTATCTCCATGGATCTTTGCTGGAAATTCGATTTCTTTTAATAGGAAAAATTTTACTAATAGGTTTTGGGTTATAAAGGCACGGATCACAGCCGTTTGGTCTTGTTGTATAAAGTCCGCTTGGGTCTAAACCAGGATGCACAGTAATTTTTCCGAAACGTTTCACACTTGAATCAAAAGGGGCTTTGTTAATTTTAGTTgtagacattttatttacataatatggaGGAAAATCCCAACCGAcagttttttatacaatttattttttattattttgtgctATGTGGTCAGTGCCAGTAATTATGAATtacgtttattaaaatttgcattattcataatttttttcaaacttgTTAACGGGTGAGGTTGCACCAAATGACTAATTTGGACGACGTcataaatcacaaaaaaaagACT
It contains:
- the LOC126780792 gene encoding uncharacterized protein LOC126780792: MSTTKINKAPFDSSVKRFGKITVHPGLDPSGLYTTRPNGCDPCLYNPKPISKIFPIKRNRISSKDPWRYKAELEDWARNLGYRNQKVLQQRKWFGTILGPAWHEVSYGKKYEAACKNLSFGRTPRHKITKNDIPGPGTYYKTVPFKAPYGSHSVRPSFEREEPCRFKDTSPKWSLAPDRYRVIDKECIEMKSKKVVSLRGPYDLFTGKRDESTIKNHFANSLRSFATTWPLALGTTLIKYKRSHFGTMNKTNRSLPHRGRNTLVDISMCIRKAEDPGPAHYNINKVKQFKQNKRGFNSSYDKPPGYKRVVVWPGVGRYTIKNIDCGIVGKGHPHVFLSKQERTIGAILPQPMNSF